The following coding sequences lie in one Benincasa hispida cultivar B227 chromosome 6, ASM972705v1, whole genome shotgun sequence genomic window:
- the LOC120079745 gene encoding cytochrome P450 85A-like, which produces MALAMVILALFLLLCFCSALLRWNEVRYSKKGLPPGTMGWPVFGETTEFLKQGPNFMKSQRARYGSIFKSHILGCPTIVSMDPEVNRYVLMNESKGLVPGYPQSMLDILGKCNIAAVHGGAHKLMRGALLAIVSPTMIKDRLLPKVDDFMRSHLRNWDSQIIDIQEKTKEMALRSSLKQIAGIESGPLSESFIPEFFKLVLGTLSLPIDLPGTNYRRGIQARKNIIKLLQQLINERRDSKIQKDDMLGFLMSEENKYKLNDEEIIDQIITVLYSGYETVSTTSMMAVKFLHDHPKVLQQLREEHLAIREKKNPEDPIDWDDLKAMKFTRAVIFETSRLATIVNGVLRKTTKDMELNGFLIPKGWRIYVYTREINYDPFLYSEPFTFNPWRWLDKNLESHNYFFIFGGGTRHCPGKELGIAEISTFLHYFVTKYRWEEVGGDKLLKFPRVEAPSGFHIRVSSY; this is translated from the exons ATGGCGTTAGCCATGGTGATTCTTGCTCTGTTTTTACTCCTCTGTTTTTGCTCTGCTTTACTCCGATGGAATGAAGTTCGATATAGCAAAAAAGGGCTGCCTCCTGGTACAATGGGTTGGCCTGTTTTCGGAGAAACTACTGAGTTTCTTAAGCAAGGTCCAAACTTTATGAAATCTCAAAGAGCTAG GTATGGGAGCATTTTCAAGTCACATATTTTGGGGTGTCCTACGATTGTTTCCATGGATCCAGAAGTTAATAGATATGTTTTAATGAATGAATCAAAAGGGCTTGTCCCTGGTTACCCTCAATCCATGCTTGATATACTTGGCAAATGCAATATCGCCGCCGTACATGGCGGCGCTCACAAGCTTATGAGAGGTGCTCTGCTTGCTATTGTTAGCCCCACCATGATTAAAGACCGTCTTCTTCCTAAAGTTGATGACTTTATGCGATCCCATTTGAGGAATTGGGATAGCCAAATCATCGATATCCAAGAAAAAACTAAAGAG ATGGCTCTCCGGTCATCTTTGAAGCAGATTGCCGGAATCGAATCCGGCCCGTTATCGGAATCTTTCATCCCGGAGTTCTTCAAGCTCGTCCTCGGCACCCTCTCGCTCCCTATCGATCTTCCCGGCACGAACTACCGCCGAGGAATTCAG GCGAGGAAGAACATAATAAAGCTGTTGCAGCAGCTTATAAATGAGAGAAGAGACTCAAAGATTCAAAAAGATGACATGCTTGGGTTTTTAATGAGTGAGGAGAACAAATATAAGCTAAATGATGAAGAGATTATTGATCAAATCATCACTGTTTTGTACTCTGGCTATGAAACTGTTTCAACAACATCAATGATGGCTGTAAAGTTCCTCCATGATCATCCCAAAGTTCTTCAGCAACTCAGA GAAGAGCATTTAGCAAtcagagagaagaaaaatcctgaGGACCCCATTGATTGGGATGATCTTAAAGCTATGAAGTTCACTCGTGCG gtGATATTTGAAACATCTAGACTGGCCACAATTGTTAATGGGGTTTTGAGGAAAACTACAAAGGACATGGAACTAAATG GCTTTCTCATTCCAAAAGGATGGAGGATTTATGTGTATACTAGAGAGATAAACTATGACCCTTTTCTCTATTCTGAACCATTCACCTTCAACCCTTGGAGATGGCTG GACAAAAACTTAGAGTCTCATAATTACTTCTTCATCTTTGGAGGTGGAACTAGACATTGTCCTGGCAAAGAATTGGGAATTGCAGAGATTTCTACATTTTTACATTACTTTGTAACTAAATACAG GTGGGAAGAAGTTGGAGGAGATAAGCTCTTGAAATTTCCAAGAGTGGAAGCTCCAAGTGGGTTCCACATTAGGGTTTCATCTTACTGA